In Phyllostomus discolor isolate MPI-MPIP mPhyDis1 chromosome 3, mPhyDis1.pri.v3, whole genome shotgun sequence, a single genomic region encodes these proteins:
- the TOMM5 gene encoding mitochondrial import receptor subunit TOM5 homolog — protein MFRIEGLAPKLDPEEMKRKMREDVISSIRNFLIYVALLRVTPFILKKLDSI, from the exons ATGTTTCGTATTGAGGGTCTCGCGCCGAAGTTGGACCCCGAGGAGATGAAACGAAAGATGCGCGAGGATGTGATTTCCTCCATACGGAACTTCCTCATCTATGTAGCCCTGCTGCGAGTCA CTCCTTTTATCTTAAAGAAATTGGACAGCATATAA